From a single Methanofollis sp. W23 genomic region:
- a CDS encoding class I SAM-dependent methyltransferase — protein MTRPSDPLLLSPEEIKKQEIFFSSPRVPRRLERLIEEYIGRKTGKAWDDRVVLDRIRAAVIAQKGRYWARGRDRKISYEKGYDVLAYLGYHAPVYLVQTELLLHRLVKNGLLPRHLRVLDVGCGPGVVSAAVVDYFGRLDGPTAEVAALDLSEENLEAYTAIVGPYAEHKGVVSVNEPLLADLRHPPEDALSGQFDLIVFSNVLNELQGLGPEEKADLVARYAGLLSSEGSVLLVEPAEKATSTGLREVQCALVEKELTVYAPCTYLWDAPCKPERCWTFEGGPEVRPPRLMEALASGREGYRFKNTDIKVSYAVLRTDGLTRWGTVARPGKVVRLGVLSSHVGRQVNLCAARMSGEIGDEKRHVVKVCDGTTKKPVYAVLPGYARNKGNEYLLAAEYGDLLLFRNAKVKYNKDEDTYSVIVGKKTKVTPLGGGDMP, from the coding sequence ATGACGCGACCCTCTGACCCGCTTCTTCTCTCTCCCGAAGAAATTAAAAAACAGGAGATCTTTTTTTCGTCTCCACGAGTGCCGAGGCGACTGGAACGGTTGATAGAAGAATATATCGGCAGGAAAACCGGGAAGGCATGGGACGATAGGGTCGTCCTCGATCGGATCAGGGCGGCGGTCATCGCCCAGAAGGGGCGGTACTGGGCGCGGGGGAGAGACCGGAAGATCTCATATGAAAAAGGCTATGACGTCCTTGCGTATCTTGGCTATCACGCCCCGGTTTACCTGGTCCAGACTGAACTCCTCCTCCACCGCCTCGTGAAAAACGGGCTTCTCCCCCGCCACTTGAGGGTGCTTGACGTGGGATGTGGTCCAGGCGTCGTCTCGGCTGCGGTCGTGGACTATTTTGGAAGACTTGATGGACCGACTGCCGAGGTCGCCGCTCTTGACCTTTCAGAGGAGAACCTTGAGGCCTACACCGCGATCGTCGGGCCCTATGCTGAACACAAAGGCGTGGTCTCGGTCAATGAACCGCTCCTGGCTGACCTGCGCCATCCACCCGAAGACGCCCTCTCCGGACAGTTTGACCTGATCGTCTTCTCCAATGTCCTCAACGAACTGCAGGGCCTCGGGCCAGAGGAGAAGGCCGATCTCGTTGCCAGATATGCCGGGCTCCTCTCTTCAGAAGGATCGGTCCTTCTCGTCGAACCCGCCGAGAAGGCGACCTCGACCGGGCTGCGCGAAGTGCAGTGCGCCCTTGTCGAGAAGGAGTTGACTGTCTATGCCCCCTGCACTTATCTTTGGGATGCCCCATGTAAGCCTGAACGTTGCTGGACCTTTGAGGGCGGTCCAGAGGTGAGACCTCCCAGGCTCATGGAGGCCCTTGCCTCCGGCAGAGAAGGGTACCGGTTCAAGAACACCGACATCAAGGTCTCGTATGCGGTGCTACGGACCGACGGTCTGACCCGGTGGGGGACGGTGGCAAGACCGGGCAAAGTGGTCCGTCTTGGAGTTCTTTCTTCCCATGTCGGCCGACAGGTCAACCTCTGTGCCGCCAGGATGTCAGGAGAGATCGGGGACGAAAAACGGCATGTAGTGAAGGTCTGTGACGGCACGACAAAGAAACCGGTCTATGCCGTGCTTCCCGGATATGCCAGGAACAAGGGAAACGAATACCTTCTGGCCGCAGAATATGGAGATCTCCTCCTCTTTAGAAACGCAAAGGTGAAGTACAACAAGGATGAAGACACCTATTCGGTGATCGTCGGGAAGAAGACGAAGGTCACCCCTCTTGGGGGAGGAGATATGCCGTGA
- the budA gene encoding acetolactate decarboxylase, with protein MKSQEWKLALFLVVIAVAGVFASSSFIETFGNPGGDRSLYQVSTIGALLEGVYDGETEIGTLLENGDTGIGTLNALDGELIILDGRVWQVRGDGSVHAVDPSMKTPYATVTCFTPDISLDLAGPLDLPALEEAIKDAMPSENLPCAVQIKGTFVNLTARSVDRQEIPYPPLVEATADQHLFSFGRTEGTAVGFYFPSYLEGVGVPGFHLHFLADDRSGGGHLLGCTAERVRVQIHSTPQFDLNLPSNGPFLEIGLSGDRSEDINASEKGR; from the coding sequence GTGAAGTCCCAGGAATGGAAACTTGCCCTCTTTCTCGTGGTCATTGCGGTGGCCGGGGTCTTTGCCTCCTCTTCTTTTATTGAAACCTTTGGCAATCCAGGGGGAGACAGATCACTCTATCAGGTCTCGACCATTGGTGCCCTCCTCGAAGGAGTGTATGACGGTGAGACCGAGATCGGCACCCTGCTGGAGAACGGCGACACCGGGATCGGTACTCTCAACGCCCTTGACGGTGAATTGATCATTCTGGACGGCAGGGTCTGGCAGGTGCGCGGCGACGGGTCGGTGCATGCCGTCGACCCTTCGATGAAGACCCCCTATGCGACGGTCACCTGCTTCACTCCGGACATCTCCCTTGACCTCGCCGGCCCCCTCGACCTCCCCGCCCTTGAGGAGGCGATCAAGGACGCCATGCCCTCAGAAAATCTCCCCTGCGCCGTGCAGATAAAGGGTACTTTTGTCAACCTCACGGCCAGGAGTGTAGACCGGCAGGAGATCCCCTATCCCCCACTTGTCGAAGCGACTGCAGACCAGCATCTGTTTTCTTTTGGTCGGACAGAGGGGACGGCAGTTGGTTTTTATTTCCCTTCCTATCTTGAAGGGGTGGGTGTACCAGGATTTCATCTTCATTTCTTGGCCGATGACCGGAGCGGTGGGGGCCACCTTCTCGGGTGCACGGCAGAGCGCGTAAGGGTCCAGATCCACAGCACGCCACAATTTGACCTTAATCTCCCTTCAAATGGTCCATTTCTTGAGATTGGCCTTTCAGGAGATCGGAGCGAAGATATTAATGCCTCAGAGAAGGGTCGATAG
- a CDS encoding SLC13 family permease, giving the protein MKKTVGRVLGVLAFLALVFAPIDQTVLPTSAKYVAAVTLLMIIWWITEAVPLEATALLPVVLFPALGVLTPTEATAPYADKVIFLFMGGFIIAMSMQRWGLHRRIALNIIKVVGTSPRRLILGFMIATAFLSMWISNTATAMMMIPIAIAIITTIIPNASTLLKDMSPQQRDFSEAIVISIAYAANIGGIATLIGTPPNGIFAAQMKALFPAAPAIDFFSWMKFGIPLAMILIPITWLWLTYGSYRHLPKKVAHAEDIIDHQMEDLGPMSRGERWTLMVFVLTAFAWIFAKTKYLGDFTIPGLDMIFPGIHDSTIAIAGALLLFLLPVDRKKGIYTMDWEWAVKIPWGILILFGGGICLSVAFIKSGLANVIVEQFAMFGGLPIVLLVLLVGIAVSLLTEVTSNTAMASLMMPIMAVTSVSMGLHPYVLMLTVAVCTSMAFMLPVATPPNAVAYASGYIDMKDLMRSGWVLNFIGVGIWTFFIFTVVMGVLGFTPALPDWATMPVK; this is encoded by the coding sequence ATGAAAAAAACGGTAGGGAGAGTCCTTGGGGTGCTCGCATTTTTAGCACTCGTTTTTGCCCCCATAGACCAGACCGTACTCCCGACGTCGGCAAAATATGTCGCCGCCGTCACACTTCTGATGATCATCTGGTGGATCACCGAAGCTGTACCTCTTGAGGCCACCGCTCTCCTCCCGGTCGTGCTCTTTCCTGCACTGGGTGTCCTTACCCCGACGGAGGCGACGGCACCCTATGCCGACAAAGTCATTTTCCTCTTTATGGGCGGGTTTATCATCGCAATGTCGATGCAACGATGGGGTCTCCACCGCAGGATCGCTCTCAACATCATCAAAGTAGTTGGAACAAGCCCGAGACGACTGATCCTCGGGTTCATGATCGCGACCGCCTTCCTCTCGATGTGGATCTCCAACACTGCCACCGCGATGATGATGATCCCGATCGCGATCGCGATCATCACCACCATCATCCCCAATGCCAGCACCCTCCTCAAGGACATGTCCCCCCAGCAGCGGGATTTCTCCGAGGCCATCGTCATCTCCATCGCTTATGCGGCGAACATCGGGGGGATCGCCACCCTCATCGGCACTCCACCCAACGGCATCTTCGCCGCCCAGATGAAGGCTCTCTTCCCTGCCGCCCCGGCGATCGACTTCTTCTCCTGGATGAAGTTCGGGATCCCGCTGGCCATGATCCTGATCCCGATCACCTGGCTCTGGCTCACCTACGGTTCGTACCGTCACCTCCCAAAGAAGGTGGCCCATGCCGAGGACATCATCGACCACCAGATGGAGGATCTCGGCCCTATGAGCCGCGGCGAGCGGTGGACCCTGATGGTCTTTGTCCTCACCGCCTTTGCCTGGATCTTTGCGAAGACCAAGTACCTCGGTGACTTCACCATCCCTGGCCTTGACATGATCTTCCCTGGCATCCATGACTCGACGATCGCGATCGCCGGCGCCCTTCTCCTCTTCCTCCTCCCGGTGGACCGGAAGAAAGGGATCTACACGATGGACTGGGAGTGGGCGGTGAAGATCCCGTGGGGGATCCTGATCCTCTTTGGCGGTGGGATCTGTCTCTCTGTCGCCTTCATCAAGAGCGGGCTTGCAAATGTGATCGTCGAGCAGTTCGCGATGTTCGGCGGATTGCCCATCGTCCTCCTGGTCCTGCTCGTCGGGATCGCCGTCTCACTCCTCACTGAGGTGACCTCCAATACGGCGATGGCCTCATTGATGATGCCGATCATGGCGGTGACCTCGGTCTCGATGGGGCTCCATCCCTATGTGCTGATGCTCACCGTGGCCGTCTGTACCTCGATGGCCTTCATGCTCCCGGTCGCCACCCCGCCGAACGCCGTCGCTTATGCCTCGGGGTACATCGACATGAAAGACCTGATGCGTTCAGGCTGGGTGCTCAACTTTATCGGGGTCGGGATCTGGACCTTCTTTATCTTCACGGTCGTGATGGGGGTCCTCGGCTTCACTCCGGCCCTCCCCGACTGGGCGACGATGCCGGTCAAATAA
- a CDS encoding winged helix-turn-helix transcriptional regulator, whose protein sequence is MHQTSLPPSSRKVLLILEDGGAMTHKDLVRSSSLAPRTVRYALKRLKENNLIIEKFNFKDARQIIYECKPQESVEAV, encoded by the coding sequence ATGCACCAAACCTCCCTCCCCCCTTCCTCGAGGAAGGTACTCCTGATCCTTGAGGACGGTGGTGCGATGACGCACAAGGATCTCGTCAGGAGTTCGAGCCTTGCACCCCGGACAGTCAGGTATGCCCTGAAGAGACTGAAGGAGAACAACCTCATCATTGAGAAGTTCAACTTCAAGGACGCACGCCAGATCATCTATGAGTGCAAGCCCCAGGAATCTGTTGAGGCTGTCTGA
- a CDS encoding phospholipase D-like domain-containing protein, whose product MLWRGPPTPLLLLIILAFLTVPVVAIQIVEFCPDPYRANEPDEYFVLEGAGSLDGVAVTDGEGTLRFPPGSKVNGRVTVAREARGFFLTHGHLPDYEVMDTDQTVPEMHGGGRFKLANKEDSIALLIEGTSAQEVRWPGDVAAREGQVHFLEDGVWDPHPRLLGQSDFSPQTFENVTVTLFVSPDCAYEVFERTFENAEERVEVNVYEFTHPGIAAMLTRAADRGIEVSVLLEGGPVGGIPPEEEAIAAALTAHGIDVQVMTTTPEAHAKYRYNHAKYAVVDNESVLITTENFKPSGVPAPGTRGNRGWGALVEDEGIAAYFTSVYQWDATGGDLAPAPTGGRGRDEEGHGDYAPTLSSLTVEGARVTPVLAPETTALVTDFIASAEERVLIEQASIRNSTAGGPNRFLATAIDVARQGVEVRVLLDAAWFNIEGEKDNDEMAAWINGVARAEGIPLEAKCIDLDAAGFVKVHTKGVIVDNHSVLISSINWNDNSADFNREAGVIIEHPRAAHYFVTAFEADWTAGEPVWIKTDDHRLVLAVGIVAAFFILYLWREKRR is encoded by the coding sequence ATGCTGTGGCGCGGCCCCCCCACTCCCCTCCTCCTGCTCATCATCCTGGCGTTCCTTACCGTGCCGGTGGTGGCCATACAGATCGTCGAGTTCTGTCCTGACCCCTATCGCGCCAACGAACCAGACGAATATTTTGTCCTTGAGGGAGCAGGGAGTCTTGACGGGGTCGCGGTCACCGACGGAGAGGGGACGCTCAGGTTTCCCCCCGGATCAAAAGTCAACGGGCGGGTGACCGTGGCCAGGGAAGCAAGAGGATTCTTCCTGACGCACGGGCATCTCCCTGACTATGAGGTCATGGACACCGACCAGACCGTCCCTGAGATGCATGGGGGCGGACGGTTCAAACTGGCCAACAAGGAGGACAGCATCGCCCTCCTCATCGAGGGGACCTCTGCTCAGGAGGTGCGGTGGCCTGGGGATGTGGCGGCCAGGGAAGGACAGGTCCATTTTCTGGAAGACGGCGTCTGGGATCCGCACCCCAGGCTCCTGGGCCAGTCCGACTTCTCTCCCCAGACCTTCGAGAATGTCACCGTCACCCTCTTCGTCTCCCCTGACTGCGCCTACGAGGTCTTCGAGCGTACTTTTGAGAACGCGGAAGAGAGGGTCGAAGTCAATGTCTATGAGTTCACTCATCCAGGGATCGCCGCGATGCTTACCAGGGCTGCAGACCGGGGCATAGAGGTCTCGGTTCTCCTTGAGGGCGGACCGGTCGGCGGGATCCCTCCTGAAGAGGAGGCGATCGCGGCGGCCCTCACCGCACACGGGATCGATGTTCAGGTGATGACAACGACGCCTGAGGCCCATGCAAAGTACCGCTACAATCATGCGAAATATGCCGTCGTCGACAACGAAAGCGTCCTGATCACCACCGAGAATTTTAAACCAAGCGGCGTCCCGGCACCTGGCACGAGAGGGAACCGGGGATGGGGAGCCCTGGTGGAGGACGAAGGAATCGCAGCATATTTTACGAGCGTCTACCAGTGGGACGCCACAGGGGGTGACCTCGCCCCTGCACCCACCGGGGGGAGAGGAAGGGACGAAGAAGGGCATGGAGACTATGCCCCCACCCTCTCCTCGCTGACCGTCGAAGGGGCGCGAGTGACGCCGGTCCTCGCACCTGAAACGACCGCCCTGGTCACCGACTTCATCGCCAGCGCCGAAGAGAGAGTCCTCATCGAGCAGGCATCTATCAGAAACAGCACTGCAGGTGGACCAAACAGGTTCCTGGCCACGGCGATCGATGTCGCCAGGCAGGGGGTGGAGGTGCGAGTGCTCCTTGACGCCGCCTGGTTCAATATCGAGGGGGAGAAGGACAACGACGAGATGGCGGCCTGGATCAACGGGGTCGCGAGGGCCGAGGGGATCCCGCTTGAAGCGAAATGCATCGATCTCGACGCCGCAGGGTTCGTAAAGGTCCACACGAAGGGAGTGATCGTCGACAACCACAGCGTGCTCATCTCAAGCATCAACTGGAATGACAACTCGGCCGACTTCAACCGCGAGGCCGGTGTCATCATCGAACATCCCAGGGCCGCCCACTACTTTGTCACTGCTTTTGAAGCCGATTGGACGGCAGGCGAACCGGTCTGGATCAAGACTGACGACCACAGACTCGTCCTTGCTGTCGGTATCGTCGCTGCGTTCTTTATCCTCTATCTATGGAGAGAGAAGAGACGCTGA
- a CDS encoding uridylate kinase — METPVVIKIGGSLMDCAATVVDEIIAAGRPALLVPGGGGFADAVRALDPPATPAHWMAISAMEMYGWYLSSFGLRVTGGLEIPECPEVFLPYTLFRALDPLPHSWEVTSDTIAAWVAGELGLPLVMVKSVDRLMKDGTSLSEVSGPYACEEVDPFLLPYLFEHQIRAVAVNGRAPGRLVALLRGEKVICTRIHPSI, encoded by the coding sequence ATGGAGACGCCGGTCGTCATCAAGATAGGTGGGAGCCTGATGGATTGTGCGGCTACGGTCGTTGACGAGATCATCGCGGCGGGCCGACCCGCCCTGCTGGTCCCAGGGGGCGGGGGGTTTGCCGACGCCGTCCGCGCCCTCGACCCGCCGGCGACGCCGGCACACTGGATGGCCATCTCAGCGATGGAGATGTACGGGTGGTACCTCTCCTCATTTGGACTCAGAGTTACAGGGGGGCTTGAGATCCCTGAGTGCCCTGAAGTCTTTCTCCCCTATACCCTCTTTCGCGCCCTCGATCCCCTCCCCCACTCCTGGGAGGTCACCTCAGACACCATCGCCGCCTGGGTCGCCGGAGAGCTCGGGCTCCCTCTTGTGATGGTAAAGTCGGTCGACAGGCTTATGAAAGACGGCACCTCTCTCTCTGAGGTCTCTGGACCCTATGCCTGCGAAGAGGTCGATCCCTTCCTCCTCCCGTACCTCTTTGAGCACCAGATCAGGGCGGTGGCCGTCAACGGTCGTGCGCCCGGTCGACTTGTCGCCTTGCTCAGGGGGGAGAAGGTGATCTGCACCAGGATCCATCCAAGCATTTAA
- a CDS encoding zinc finger domain-containing protein → MAMEKCTSCNAPLAEDGATRFPCPKCGNEIRRCPQCREQSIGYTCAKCGFQGP, encoded by the coding sequence ATGGCTATGGAAAAATGCACATCATGCAATGCCCCGCTCGCAGAAGATGGAGCGACCAGGTTCCCGTGCCCAAAGTGCGGGAATGAGATCAGGCGCTGTCCACAGTGCAGGGAACAGAGCATCGGATACACCTGCGCCAAGTGCGGATTCCAGGGGCCGTGA
- a CDS encoding elongation factor 1-beta — protein sequence MGKVAVILKLMPESTETPMETLKEAVKAAVPSVDDIQEEPIGFGLSSLKVAVLVEDEEGATDALESKLNGVEGIASAEIIDVNRML from the coding sequence ATGGGAAAAGTGGCAGTTATTCTGAAACTGATGCCCGAGTCGACTGAGACTCCGATGGAGACGCTGAAAGAGGCCGTCAAGGCCGCAGTGCCAAGTGTGGACGACATCCAGGAAGAGCCGATCGGTTTTGGCCTCTCGTCATTGAAGGTCGCCGTGCTCGTGGAAGACGAAGAAGGCGCGACTGACGCGCTGGAGTCCAAACTCAACGGTGTCGAAGGCATCGCGAGCGCCGAGATCATCGACGTCAACCGGATGCTCTAA
- a CDS encoding malate dehydrogenase: protein MAKVTIIGATGRLGSFASHPIAGIPHVDEVLLMGRPGRENLLAGLAHDLTDSCAARGIWTEISSSTREEDCADSDIIVISAGAPRHDGQDRIDLALNNARIIRPIAESISRNAPNAIVMMVTNPVDVMTAVALRYSGLEPKQVFGLGTHLDSMRLKVLIAEYFHVHVSEVHTRIIGEHGESMVPLWSATTIGGIKISNLPAFSGLPMDEMMDRVKNSGSYIIKNSGATIYGPGDAIATLVQTILGNENRILTVSSYIRSEVHNVGNTCIGVPARVNRKGVFPVPIRIEERELEAFRGSVGKIRGITSEVLEKLE from the coding sequence ATGGCAAAAGTCACGATCATCGGAGCCACCGGGAGACTGGGCTCTTTTGCATCCCATCCTATCGCCGGGATCCCGCATGTGGACGAGGTCCTTCTGATGGGAAGGCCGGGCAGAGAAAATCTGCTTGCCGGACTTGCTCACGACCTCACCGACTCGTGTGCCGCCAGAGGGATCTGGACCGAAATCTCCTCAAGCACCAGAGAGGAGGACTGCGCCGATTCTGACATCATCGTGATCTCCGCCGGTGCGCCGCGGCACGACGGGCAGGACCGGATCGACCTCGCCCTTAACAATGCCAGGATCATCAGGCCGATTGCAGAATCGATCAGTCGCAATGCGCCTAACGCCATCGTCATGATGGTCACCAATCCGGTCGACGTGATGACCGCAGTCGCCCTTCGCTACTCTGGACTGGAGCCCAAACAGGTCTTCGGCCTTGGCACCCACCTCGACTCAATGCGGCTCAAGGTTCTTATCGCGGAATATTTTCATGTCCATGTGAGCGAAGTCCACACCAGGATCATCGGCGAGCATGGAGAGAGTATGGTCCCGCTCTGGTCGGCGACGACGATCGGCGGCATCAAGATCTCGAACCTTCCGGCGTTTTCAGGTCTGCCGATGGACGAGATGATGGACCGCGTCAAGAACAGCGGGAGTTATATCATCAAGAACAGCGGCGCCACCATATATGGCCCTGGAGACGCGATCGCCACCCTGGTCCAGACGATCCTGGGCAATGAGAACCGGATCCTCACGGTCTCCAGTTATATCAGGAGTGAAGTCCACAATGTCGGCAACACCTGCATCGGGGTGCCGGCACGGGTCAACCGCAAGGGGGTCTTTCCGGTACCGATCCGGATCGAAGAGCGCGAACTCGAGGCCTTCCGTGGTTCTGTCGGTAAGATCCGGGGGATCACCAGCGAAGTGCTGGAAAAATTGGAATAA
- a CDS encoding fasciclin domain-containing protein: MKKLVLFFVLLSVVGGAFTAGCTQQQASSPPEPGEETPLPTETLQDEGITLSENETGEGLEGSDSLINEMVRAGDYSTFLDYVYLAKVNEDLSGSGPYTVFAPVDRSVSDYIPLDKENELRTYAEISLEPLVRGHIVEGEYTSEDFITPTNLTTLAGTSIEVVVVNDNLTVDGIPLTAPDLLASNGVVHGIDGVILPSGF, translated from the coding sequence ATGAAAAAATTGGTCCTGTTCTTTGTGCTCCTTTCTGTAGTGGGAGGGGCGTTCACTGCAGGGTGTACCCAACAACAGGCGTCTTCACCACCTGAACCAGGCGAAGAAACGCCTCTTCCGACCGAAACGCTCCAGGATGAGGGGATCACCCTCTCCGAGAATGAGACCGGCGAGGGGCTTGAAGGCTCTGACAGTCTGATCAACGAGATGGTCAGGGCGGGAGATTATAGCACATTTCTTGACTATGTGTATTTAGCCAAGGTCAACGAGGATCTCTCTGGCTCTGGACCATATACGGTCTTTGCACCGGTGGACCGGAGCGTCTCCGATTACATCCCGCTTGACAAGGAGAACGAGCTCAGGACATATGCAGAGATCAGTCTGGAGCCACTGGTCCGCGGCCATATCGTGGAGGGGGAGTACACCTCAGAGGACTTCATCACACCGACAAACCTGACAACACTTGCAGGGACCTCGATTGAGGTCGTGGTCGTCAATGACAATCTGACAGTGGATGGGATCCCGCTGACGGCACCTGATCTTCTGGCTTCGAATGGTGTGGTCCATGGGATCGACGGCGTGATCTTGCCGTCTGGTTTCTGA
- a CDS encoding AI-2E family transporter, protein MPATGDSGLLSFTCLLLIVALLAVGMHLAAILVNPILVAFVLSIIAAPAVHRLEVGGVPRWVSVLLCVGAIIAISLGLIAFLSASAIQLDRALPAYQDLLKAQTTGLQAVLAGWGIDLDLSVSPFPGEGSFLPPLGTILIGLSVLVIDFLVIIIVTVFMLLGVSGIKDKKKTTPSVADLLIGFGERLNGYVAAKFRASLATGLLATGIFLGLGIETPFLWGLLIFLLSFIPFLGLPLASVPPIGLAWLQHGLAGAAIVLVGIAAVDFVARRVFVSEPTGRSLGLSPLVIVLSVFFWTWVLGVPGLFLAVPLTLMAKAVLEYSEETRWLAGLLGPVEE, encoded by the coding sequence ATGCCGGCGACCGGAGACTCGGGGCTCCTCTCGTTCACCTGTCTCCTCCTCATCGTGGCGCTCCTGGCGGTGGGCATGCATCTTGCCGCCATCTTGGTCAATCCTATCCTCGTCGCGTTCGTCCTCTCGATCATCGCCGCCCCTGCTGTCCATCGTCTTGAGGTCGGGGGTGTGCCGAGGTGGGTGTCCGTGCTCCTCTGTGTCGGGGCGATCATTGCGATCAGCCTGGGCCTCATCGCCTTTTTGAGCGCCTCGGCCATCCAGCTGGACCGAGCGTTGCCCGCCTACCAGGACCTCTTGAAGGCGCAGACCACAGGTCTCCAGGCGGTGCTTGCAGGGTGGGGGATCGACCTCGACCTCTCGGTCTCGCCTTTCCCGGGGGAAGGGTCGTTTCTCCCGCCTCTCGGGACGATCCTGATTGGTCTCTCGGTCCTGGTGATCGATTTCCTGGTGATCATCATCGTCACCGTCTTCATGCTCCTCGGGGTCTCCGGCATCAAGGACAAAAAGAAGACCACGCCCTCGGTCGCGGACCTTCTCATTGGGTTTGGCGAGAGGTTGAACGGTTATGTGGCCGCAAAGTTCAGGGCCAGTCTGGCGACCGGTCTTCTCGCGACAGGAATTTTTCTGGGCCTCGGGATCGAGACGCCGTTTCTGTGGGGATTGCTCATCTTTCTCCTGAGTTTCATCCCATTCCTTGGGCTTCCTCTTGCCTCTGTCCCCCCCATAGGGCTGGCGTGGCTGCAACATGGACTGGCCGGGGCGGCCATTGTCCTGGTCGGGATCGCGGCCGTCGATTTTGTCGCCAGGAGGGTATTTGTCTCTGAACCTACCGGGCGAAGTCTCGGACTTTCGCCGCTCGTCATCGTCCTCTCAGTCTTCTTCTGGACCTGGGTGCTGGGGGTTCCTGGACTGTTTCTCGCGGTCCCGCTCACTCTGATGGCAAAGGCCGTGCTAGAATATTCTGAGGAGACGCGGTGGCTCGCGGGACTTCTTGGGCCGGTGGAAGAGTGA
- a CDS encoding DMT family transporter, whose translation MNTRSCAYLAAVLNAFFIGLSFLFVKESLDSAAPFTTLAFRFTLSFLVLLGLAAVGVIRVRLPQERYGDLLVLLIAQPILFFSLQAFSLLYISSSEAGIIEAITPVFVGILGIVVLGEWVNAKQFICFFISLAGIACLFLMEGNGGAGIDTFGLVLAVLSVCATSLYIVMGRRLSRTIDPVSLTFLMMLSGCVIFLGAAMGCEGLGPYGALVLLRDTDFLIEILYLALFTSVATSFFAMYSLRELEAARVGIIQNLSVVVSVGAGVLVLHEPFLVYHAVASLLIVAGVVFANYYAGPEMAGSGGTAAPGESKMKHADAHLKGP comes from the coding sequence ATGAATACGAGGTCGTGTGCGTACCTGGCCGCCGTCTTGAATGCCTTTTTTATCGGGTTGAGTTTCCTCTTCGTCAAAGAGTCCCTGGACTCTGCCGCACCGTTCACGACACTTGCCTTCAGGTTTACCCTCTCGTTTCTGGTGTTGCTGGGCCTGGCCGCAGTCGGGGTGATCAGGGTGCGCCTCCCCCAGGAGAGGTACGGCGATCTCCTGGTCCTCCTCATTGCCCAACCTATCCTTTTCTTCTCTCTGCAAGCCTTTAGTCTCCTCTATATCTCCTCGTCAGAGGCCGGGATCATCGAGGCCATCACGCCGGTCTTCGTGGGGATCCTCGGGATCGTGGTCCTCGGGGAGTGGGTCAATGCGAAGCAGTTCATCTGTTTTTTCATCTCCCTCGCAGGGATCGCCTGTCTCTTCCTGATGGAAGGGAATGGTGGGGCCGGGATCGATACCTTTGGCCTGGTTCTGGCGGTCCTATCGGTGTGTGCGACCTCCCTGTACATCGTGATGGGCCGCCGCCTCTCGCGCACCATCGATCCTGTGAGCCTGACTTTTCTCATGATGCTCTCCGGGTGCGTGATCTTTCTCGGTGCAGCAATGGGATGTGAAGGCCTGGGCCCCTACGGTGCGCTCGTGCTGCTGAGGGACACAGACTTTCTTATCGAGATCCTGTACCTTGCCCTCTTCACCTCGGTGGCGACCTCGTTTTTCGCGATGTACAGTCTGAGAGAACTGGAAGCGGCGCGGGTGGGGATCATCCAGAACCTCTCGGTCGTGGTCTCGGTGGGTGCTGGGGTGCTCGTGCTCCATGAACCGTTCCTCGTCTACCATGCCGTTGCAAGTCTTCTGATCGTTGCCGGTGTGGTGTTCGCAAACTATTATGCCGGTCCTGAGATGGCGGGATCTGGGGGCACCGCTGCCCCTGGCGAATCGAAGATGAAACACGCGGATGCACACCTCAAAGGCCCATGA
- a CDS encoding NifB/NifX family molybdenum-iron cluster-binding protein, whose protein sequence is MKIGIAQDGKSVSAHFGHCESYAIFELNDGALARQDDLLSPGHEPGRLPAFLAEHGVEVVIAGGMGPRAVELFHMNGIEVFLGVSGEIEAVAAAYAAGNLAAGESTCTHGEEEHENCEEGSN, encoded by the coding sequence ATGAAAATTGGGATTGCACAAGACGGAAAGTCTGTCTCTGCACATTTTGGGCACTGCGAGAGCTACGCGATCTTTGAACTGAACGATGGGGCCCTTGCAAGGCAGGACGATCTCCTCAGTCCTGGTCATGAACCAGGGCGTCTCCCGGCATTTCTTGCCGAGCACGGCGTCGAAGTCGTCATCGCCGGGGGGATGGGTCCCCGGGCGGTTGAACTCTTCCATATGAATGGGATCGAGGTCTTCCTTGGGGTCTCCGGTGAGATCGAAGCAGTGGCCGCCGCGTACGCCGCCGGGAACCTTGCTGCAGGGGAGAGCACCTGCACCCATGGCGAGGAAGAACACGAGAACTGCGAGGAGGGATCGAATTGA